A window of the Streptomyces griseochromogenes genome harbors these coding sequences:
- a CDS encoding NAD(P)/FAD-dependent oxidoreductase, translating to MVTDYLDWLRREGRIVIVGASLAGLRAAETLRAEGFAGSLTMIGDEPNEPYDRPPLSKAVLLGKADALHTELPRRREVDAKWRLGVPATGLDMTEKRVRLADGDQVEYDRLLIATGVRARPWPKESEAQLDGVILLRTGGDAAALYRRLKAGPRRVLVIGAGFAGSEVASACREMGLAVTVAERAGAPLVGALGGVIGSVSAELYRENGVDLRTGVMVTGLEGDSVGRVKAAHLSDGSAVETDLVVVSLGSVRNTEWLSGSGLGAGPRGIACDAGCRAFDFRGIVTDDIFVAGDVARSPHALFGYQFLSLEHWGNAVAQAEIAAHNMISSSSDRRPHLWVPAFWSSQFRVNIKSVGVPPMGEQIMITQGSLAERRFVGVYGYQGRVIAAVSFDNTRWLEFYQRQIEVGAPFPVEYPTVDRRPEGRRPVPADFPDPSLPTHGPTVTLSGYSPTDRQLVFVPAH from the coding sequence ATGGTGACTGACTATCTGGACTGGCTCAGGCGCGAGGGCCGGATCGTGATCGTCGGTGCCTCGCTGGCCGGGCTGCGGGCCGCCGAGACGCTGCGCGCCGAGGGCTTCGCCGGTTCGCTCACCATGATCGGTGACGAGCCGAACGAGCCGTACGACCGGCCGCCGCTGTCCAAGGCGGTCCTGCTGGGCAAGGCGGACGCGCTCCACACGGAGCTGCCCCGGCGCCGCGAGGTCGACGCGAAGTGGCGCCTCGGCGTCCCGGCGACCGGTCTCGACATGACCGAGAAACGGGTGCGGCTGGCCGACGGGGACCAGGTGGAGTACGACCGTCTGCTGATCGCCACCGGGGTGCGCGCCCGGCCCTGGCCGAAGGAGTCGGAAGCGCAGCTGGACGGCGTCATCCTGCTGCGCACCGGAGGTGACGCGGCCGCCCTGTACCGGCGGCTGAAGGCCGGGCCGCGCCGGGTCCTCGTCATCGGCGCCGGGTTCGCCGGGTCGGAGGTCGCCTCGGCGTGCCGGGAGATGGGTCTCGCGGTCACCGTGGCCGAACGCGCGGGGGCGCCCCTGGTGGGTGCCCTCGGCGGGGTGATCGGCTCGGTGTCCGCGGAGCTGTACCGCGAGAACGGTGTCGACCTGCGCACCGGTGTCATGGTCACCGGTCTGGAGGGCGACTCGGTGGGCCGGGTGAAGGCCGCCCACCTGTCCGACGGAAGCGCCGTCGAGACGGATCTCGTGGTGGTCTCGCTGGGCTCGGTGCGCAACACCGAGTGGCTGAGCGGGTCGGGGCTCGGCGCGGGTCCCCGGGGCATCGCCTGTGACGCGGGCTGCCGCGCCTTCGACTTCCGGGGCATCGTCACCGACGACATCTTCGTCGCGGGCGATGTCGCCCGTTCCCCGCACGCGCTGTTCGGCTACCAGTTCCTCTCCCTCGAACACTGGGGCAACGCCGTCGCGCAGGCCGAGATCGCCGCGCACAACATGATCAGCTCCAGCAGCGACCGCCGCCCGCATCTGTGGGTGCCCGCCTTCTGGTCGTCGCAGTTCCGCGTGAACATCAAGTCCGTCGGTGTCCCGCCCATGGGCGAGCAGATCATGATCACGCAGGGCTCGCTGGCCGAGCGCCGCTTCGTCGGGGTGTACGGCTACCAGGGCCGCGTCATCGCCGCCGTGAGCTTCGACAACACCCGGTGGCTGGAGTTCTACCAGCGGCAGATCGAGGTGGGCGCGCCGTTCCCCGTGGAGTACCCGACGGTCGACCGCCGCCCCGAGGGCCGCCGTCCTGTCCCCGCCGACTTCCCCGATCCGTCCCTGCCGACCCACGGCCCGACCGTGACCCTCAGCGGCTACTCGCCGACCGACCGGCAGCTGGTCTTCGTCCCGGCGCACTGA
- a CDS encoding cytochrome P450 produces the protein MTHASLLRQITDYANRANPYPLYEELRKTPVLHEEEDGPYVISSYWDIESLLHDPRISSDQSNVTAAGEDELSGPEATGLPPSFIRLDPPEHDRLRRMANSSFGPPHRPRRIDSMRGELAEIVTGLIDDFADARQIDVVDRFAYPFPVTVICRLLGVPREDEPRFRALVDPIVAGLDPGSRTSAESMKTAQEARLQLGMYLNGLVEQRAKDPREDMLSDLVNSNGPDGAMTTMEVLSTAVLLLIAGHETTVNLITNGMLTLLRHPRYLQRLRDDPGLSVKIVEELLRYEPPVQLLPQRTCITDIEVRGVTIPKGSRIWLVLAAGNRDPERFHDPDRFDPDREDIQHLGFGSGIHSCFGAPLARLEAQLALAELVRRLDNPRLVEDPPPYRPNAVLRGPRHLNITFDGLR, from the coding sequence ATGACGCACGCCTCGCTCCTGCGCCAGATCACCGACTACGCGAACCGCGCCAACCCGTATCCGCTGTACGAGGAGCTCCGCAAGACCCCGGTGCTGCACGAGGAGGAGGACGGTCCCTACGTCATCAGCTCGTACTGGGACATCGAGAGCCTGCTCCACGACCCGCGGATCAGCTCCGACCAGAGCAACGTCACCGCCGCGGGCGAGGACGAGCTGTCCGGGCCGGAGGCCACGGGGCTGCCGCCGAGCTTCATCCGGCTCGACCCGCCGGAGCACGACCGGCTGCGGCGGATGGCCAACAGCTCCTTCGGGCCGCCGCACCGGCCCCGCCGTATCGACTCGATGCGCGGCGAGCTCGCCGAGATCGTCACCGGTCTGATCGACGATTTCGCGGACGCGCGGCAGATCGACGTGGTCGACCGGTTCGCGTACCCCTTCCCGGTGACCGTGATCTGCCGGCTGCTCGGCGTGCCGCGCGAGGACGAGCCCCGCTTCCGTGCCCTGGTGGACCCGATCGTCGCCGGCCTGGACCCCGGCAGCCGCACGAGTGCCGAGTCCATGAAGACCGCGCAGGAGGCACGGCTGCAGCTCGGCATGTACCTGAACGGGCTGGTGGAGCAGCGCGCCAAGGACCCGCGCGAGGACATGCTGTCCGACCTCGTGAACAGCAACGGCCCGGACGGCGCCATGACCACGATGGAGGTGCTCAGCACGGCGGTGCTGCTGCTCATCGCCGGCCATGAGACGACGGTCAACCTGATCACCAACGGCATGCTCACGCTGCTGCGCCACCCGCGGTACCTCCAGCGGTTGCGCGACGACCCGGGTCTGTCCGTGAAGATCGTCGAGGAACTCCTGCGCTACGAACCGCCGGTGCAGCTCCTGCCGCAGCGCACCTGCATCACCGACATCGAGGTGCGCGGTGTCACCATCCCCAAGGGCTCGCGGATCTGGCTGGTCCTCGCCGCGGGCAACCGCGACCCGGAGCGCTTCCACGACCCCGACCGGTTCGACCCGGACCGCGAGGACATCCAGCACCTCGGCTTCGGCAGCGGCATCCACAGCTGTTTCGGCGCTCCGCTGGCCCGGCTGGAGGCCCAGCTCGCGCTCGCCGAACTCGTCCGCCGCCTCGACAACCCCCGGCTGGTCGAGGACCCGCCGCCCTACCGCCCGAACGCGGTGCTCCGTGGCCCGCGGCACCTGAACATCACCTTCGACGGCCTTCGCTGA
- a CDS encoding immunity 21 family protein, whose product MARYADPGVLEWVESGGGPLIAVPETVLPFWTGADSEELATDYDRACEVDGHVGLLPVGDSAALVFGDEPAATSYLPDRGTFVRWSAANSEDELLARIPAALDAAVWEHEIRWDVPGPVVLFDSAWPGGAAEGEEHLRVPLEPGPYVVRAAYARPGPETWVGLVQLRRLAR is encoded by the coding sequence ATGGCTCGATACGCGGATCCCGGCGTGCTGGAGTGGGTGGAGTCGGGCGGCGGCCCGCTGATAGCGGTACCGGAGACGGTGCTGCCGTTCTGGACGGGCGCCGACAGTGAGGAACTCGCCACCGACTACGACCGCGCATGCGAGGTCGACGGCCACGTCGGCCTGCTCCCGGTCGGCGACAGCGCGGCCCTCGTCTTCGGCGACGAACCCGCGGCCACCTCCTACCTGCCCGACCGCGGCACCTTCGTGCGCTGGTCCGCCGCGAACTCCGAGGACGAGCTGCTGGCCCGGATCCCCGCCGCACTCGATGCGGCCGTGTGGGAACACGAGATCCGCTGGGACGTGCCCGGCCCGGTGGTGCTGTTCGACTCGGCCTGGCCGGGCGGTGCGGCCGAGGGCGAGGAACACCTGCGTGTCCCGCTGGAACCGGGACCCTACGTGGTGCGCGCCGCCTACGCCCGGCCCGGACCGGAGACCTGGGTCGGACTGGTCCAGCTCAGACGGCTCGCCCGCTGA
- a CDS encoding rhodanese-like domain-containing protein gives MITDTVNPVLRVAPALPAEAVAHFRASLAFHADVSDVAAALAADGDPGFVVVDSRSTESWDQGHIPGAIHLPTALVPEQAERLLDKSVPVVTYCWGPGCNGATRAALALAELGYRVKEMLGGFEYWAREGFPYETWRGPERRDADPLTAPVDGACGC, from the coding sequence ATGATCACCGACACCGTGAACCCCGTCCTGCGCGTCGCCCCCGCACTCCCCGCCGAGGCCGTCGCCCACTTCCGGGCGAGCCTCGCCTTCCACGCCGACGTCTCCGACGTGGCCGCCGCGCTCGCGGCCGATGGCGACCCCGGCTTCGTCGTGGTCGACTCCCGCTCCACCGAGTCCTGGGACCAGGGGCACATCCCCGGCGCGATCCACCTGCCGACCGCGCTCGTCCCCGAGCAGGCCGAACGGCTCCTCGACAAGTCCGTGCCGGTGGTGACGTACTGCTGGGGCCCCGGCTGCAACGGCGCCACCCGCGCCGCCCTCGCCCTGGCCGAACTCGGCTACCGGGTCAAGGAGATGCTCGGCGGCTTCGAGTACTGGGCTCGGGAAGGCTTCCCGTACGAGACATGGCGGGGGCCGGAGCGCCGGGACGCCGATCCGCTGACCGCGCCGGTGGACGGCGCGTGCGGCTGCTGA